The Flavobacterium commune genome contains a region encoding:
- a CDS encoding thioredoxin family protein, giving the protein MKNTLLLLLVLTGFFGYSQDWKSNFDEAKKEAVNENKNILLVFSGSDWCAPCIKLDNVVWKSEVFKSESEKNWVIYKADFPKKKANQLSVEQTESNNKLAEKYNRNGSFPLVILLDKTGKVIGMTGFKNISAIDYIQLIHSLEKK; this is encoded by the coding sequence AACTGGATTTTTTGGGTATTCTCAAGATTGGAAAAGTAATTTTGATGAAGCTAAAAAAGAAGCTGTAAATGAAAATAAAAACATTCTTCTTGTATTTTCTGGCTCAGATTGGTGTGCACCTTGCATCAAATTAGATAATGTAGTTTGGAAATCGGAGGTATTCAAATCGGAATCCGAAAAAAACTGGGTGATTTATAAAGCTGATTTTCCTAAAAAGAAAGCCAATCAGTTGTCAGTCGAACAAACAGAATCGAATAATAAATTGGCGGAAAAATACAATCGAAATGGTAGTTTTCCCTTGGTGATCCTTTTGGATAAAACAGGAAAAGTGATTGGAATGACTGGTTTCAAAAACATTTCAGCAATAGATTATATACAGTTAATTCATTCATTGGAGAAAAAATGA
- a CDS encoding sensor histidine kinase, with the protein MFSFSFKNRIAFYYIISTGLLISVVFFVIYHSIDHNVNTHINEDINDEVQKHLREIVIDPNNTYLIQVDEWREREHNTVNVNPVFVQFLDINKQLIDKSPNLKGIQLKVYSTEWNNKFIDTYLNKKPIRQIQVPLLDKNKVVGYLLIAMSLDDATMILNNLQNTLLIAFPLILLILFLIARLIAGRSIKPVSLITATSSKITKDNLKERISLPQNKDELYVLSKTINDLLDRIENAVEREKQFTSDASHELRTPLTVLKGTLEVLVRKPRTQAEYEDKIKYGISEVNRLNTLVDQLLLLARFENQIQSLKVEKVYLNAMILDILTRFSSKINVKKISINPSFSKDFNIESDNYLLSIIISNIISNAIKYSNEKGTVSIQLSQNQNTTTCTITDNGIGIAKEDLDKIFNPFYRSNPTQHPEIKGSGLGLSIVKRLADLLNIQFEIHSEVGKGTTVVLSFNS; encoded by the coding sequence ATGTTTTCCTTTTCTTTTAAAAACAGAATTGCTTTTTACTACATCATCAGCACGGGATTATTGATTTCGGTGGTGTTTTTTGTGATTTATCATAGTATAGATCACAATGTAAATACTCATATCAATGAAGATATTAACGACGAAGTGCAAAAGCATTTAAGAGAGATTGTCATTGATCCTAATAATACTTATTTGATTCAGGTGGACGAATGGCGAGAACGGGAGCACAATACCGTTAATGTAAATCCTGTTTTTGTACAGTTTTTAGACATCAACAAACAATTAATTGACAAGTCTCCTAATTTAAAAGGAATACAACTCAAAGTATATTCTACAGAATGGAACAATAAATTTATAGATACTTACTTGAATAAAAAACCAATTAGACAAATTCAAGTACCACTATTAGACAAAAATAAAGTGGTTGGTTATTTATTAATTGCCATGTCATTAGATGATGCAACAATGATTTTGAATAATTTGCAAAATACTTTATTAATTGCTTTTCCGCTAATACTACTTATTCTTTTCTTGATTGCCAGATTGATTGCCGGAAGAAGTATCAAGCCTGTAAGCTTAATTACTGCAACATCCAGCAAAATTACTAAAGACAATCTCAAGGAGCGTATCTCTCTGCCTCAAAATAAAGATGAACTTTATGTTTTATCCAAAACAATAAATGATTTGCTGGATAGAATTGAAAATGCCGTAGAAAGAGAAAAACAATTCACTTCAGATGCTTCACACGAATTACGAACTCCATTAACGGTTTTGAAAGGAACATTAGAAGTTCTGGTTAGAAAACCCAGAACACAAGCGGAATATGAAGACAAAATTAAATATGGAATTTCAGAAGTAAATCGATTGAATACTTTAGTAGATCAACTGTTATTACTGGCTCGATTTGAAAATCAAATTCAAAGTTTGAAGGTAGAAAAAGTTTATTTGAACGCTATGATTTTAGATATTCTGACCCGATTTTCCAGTAAAATTAATGTCAAAAAAATAAGCATCAATCCTTCTTTTTCAAAAGATTTTAATATTGAATCCGATAATTATTTACTATCCATAATCATCAGTAATATTATCAGTAATGCAATTAAATATTCTAATGAGAAAGGAACTGTTTCAATACAACTTTCACAAAATCAAAACACTACAACTTGTACCATTACGGATAACGGAATTGGGATTGCTAAAGAAGATTTAGATAAAATTTTCAATCCTTTTTATCGTTCAAATCCAACGCAGCATCCCGAGATAAAAGGATCTGGATTAGGACTTTCTATTGTAAAACGATTAGCAGATTTGCTCAATATTCAATTTGAAATTCATAGCGAAGTAGGCAAAGGAACTACAGTTGTTTTAAGTTTTAATAGCTAA
- a CDS encoding FAD:protein FMN transferase — protein sequence MKNIAYFLFLLATYSSFGQITHKRKLSMLGSPLEITVVAQDTIQGNQYIDMAIAEVKRIENLISDWIPSSQISKVNQNAGIKAIKVDKEVFDLVGRAIKVSQITSGAFDISYASMDKIWKFDGSMKAMPTEEAIKKSVSKIGYKNIILDSNEQTIFLKIGGMKLGLGGIGQGYIADKVKELLQTKGCVSGIVNVSGDINTWGKQVDGKSWTVAIVNPMNKNKIFATFPLENSAVETSGSYEKFVFFNGIRYSHIIDPRTGYPAQGIVSVSVFAKQTEIADALATGIFVLGVEVGLDLVNQMKGIQCIIVDDKGKIHTSKGIDIKKFE from the coding sequence ATGAAAAATATAGCTTACTTCCTTTTTTTACTTGCGACTTATAGTTCTTTTGGACAAATCACGCACAAGAGAAAACTATCAATGTTAGGTAGTCCATTAGAAATAACTGTTGTTGCACAAGACACTATTCAAGGAAATCAATATATCGATATGGCAATAGCTGAAGTAAAACGCATCGAAAATTTAATTTCCGATTGGATTCCGAGTTCGCAAATATCGAAAGTCAATCAAAATGCCGGAATCAAAGCCATTAAAGTAGATAAAGAAGTATTTGATCTAGTGGGTAGAGCTATCAAAGTATCCCAAATTACTTCTGGAGCATTTGATATTTCCTATGCTTCAATGGATAAAATTTGGAAATTTGATGGTAGTATGAAAGCCATGCCAACGGAAGAAGCCATCAAGAAATCGGTTTCTAAAATTGGATATAAAAACATTATTCTTGATTCAAACGAGCAAACTATTTTCCTTAAAATCGGAGGAATGAAATTAGGACTTGGTGGCATTGGTCAAGGTTATATTGCTGACAAAGTGAAAGAATTACTCCAAACTAAAGGCTGTGTTTCAGGTATTGTTAATGTTTCAGGCGATATTAATACTTGGGGTAAACAAGTTGATGGAAAATCTTGGACAGTTGCTATTGTAAACCCCATGAATAAAAATAAAATTTTTGCCACTTTCCCATTAGAAAACAGTGCTGTAGAAACTTCTGGTAGCTATGAAAAATTTGTTTTTTTTAATGGTATCCGCTATTCTCATATCATCGATCCACGAACGGGATATCCGGCTCAAGGCATTGTGAGTGTTTCGGTTTTTGCCAAACAAACCGAAATTGCTGATGCTTTAGCTACAGGAATTTTTGTTCTTGGAGTAGAAGTAGGCTTGGATTTAGTCAATCAAATGAAAGGGATTCAGTGTATTATTGTGGATGATAAAGGTAAAATTCATACATCAAAAGGAATAGACATCAAAAAATTTGAATAA
- a CDS encoding response regulator transcription factor → MKILLIEDEIGIANFLQQGLEEEGYTVLVANDGKKGLELALAQTVNIILLDWMLPKITGIEVCKAIRKANSTTPIIFLTAKDTVQETIEGLKAGANDYIKKPFSFEELLERIKIHFRNQTQPEILKLGSIKIDLAQYLVSVNGIEVNLTQREFELLRYLVQNKGKVCTRTQIIEDVWDIHFEYDTGVIDVFMNAIRKKLNLNKDEDLIKTIRGVGYIAND, encoded by the coding sequence ATGAAAATTCTACTAATTGAAGACGAAATAGGTATCGCTAATTTTCTCCAACAAGGTTTGGAAGAAGAAGGTTATACTGTTTTAGTTGCTAATGATGGGAAAAAAGGACTCGAATTAGCCTTGGCTCAAACAGTAAATATTATTCTTTTAGATTGGATGTTACCCAAAATAACCGGAATTGAAGTTTGTAAAGCTATTCGAAAAGCAAATTCAACAACACCAATTATTTTTCTTACGGCCAAAGATACAGTTCAGGAAACCATAGAAGGACTCAAAGCTGGAGCCAATGATTACATCAAAAAACCATTTAGTTTTGAAGAATTACTCGAACGAATTAAAATTCATTTTAGGAATCAAACTCAACCTGAAATATTAAAATTGGGGTCTATAAAAATTGATTTGGCTCAATATCTTGTTAGCGTCAATGGAATTGAAGTGAATTTAACACAACGTGAATTTGAATTGCTACGCTATTTAGTTCAAAATAAAGGAAAAGTTTGCACTCGAACTCAAATTATAGAAGACGTTTGGGACATTCATTTTGAATATGATACTGGTGTGATTGATGTTTTTATGAATGCCATTCGTAAAAAATTAAATTTAAATAAAGATGAAGATTTAATCAAAACTATTCGAGGAGTTGGTTATATTGCTAATGATTAA
- a CDS encoding LTA synthase family protein, with amino-acid sequence MFSTDQLTNCLGLNSFYTITFALYSIKNEGNSGKIYGKMNPEEAISRVKKYMNVSNSDFTDKELPLLHNQYSDTLLKRPYNIVILLEESLGAEYVGCLEGLKLTPEFDKLAKEGLLFTNLYSTGTRSVRGIEAVVTGFLPSPSESVVKLNNSQTNFYTIASLLKRKGYDTSFIYGGMNNFDNMGSFFNGNGFDYLIDEDNFDSKKSIFHGTWGWCDEDVMKKANTYFSSLKTKPFVSLIFSSSNHEPFEYPEGRIKLYDKQKNTVNNAMKYADYSIGKFFEMAKKEAYYKNTIFVIIADHNTRTYGKHLVPIHKFHIPALIIGPNFPKGEKYTKLCSQIDIQPTVLSKIGMNVSTPMPGRNLFELPENVKGRAIMQFNDINAFRLGNQVVIMQPYKEPLQFKVEKDTVFTPVTLNKELAKDALAHVITASYLYKNRKYCSNNRE; translated from the coding sequence GTGTTTTCTACAGATCAATTGACCAATTGTTTGGGATTAAATTCATTTTACACCATTACATTTGCATTATATTCAATAAAAAATGAAGGCAACTCTGGGAAAATTTATGGGAAAATGAATCCTGAGGAAGCCATTTCAAGAGTTAAAAAATATATGAATGTTAGCAATAGTGATTTTACTGATAAAGAATTACCATTGTTACACAATCAATATTCTGATACACTACTTAAGAGACCATACAACATAGTTATTCTACTAGAAGAAAGTTTGGGAGCAGAATATGTAGGGTGTTTAGAAGGCTTAAAGCTAACTCCTGAATTTGATAAATTAGCAAAAGAAGGTTTGCTGTTTACTAATTTATATTCAACAGGAACTAGAAGTGTAAGAGGAATTGAAGCTGTGGTTACAGGTTTTTTACCTTCGCCATCAGAAAGTGTTGTAAAATTAAATAATTCCCAAACCAATTTTTATACTATTGCGAGTTTATTAAAGAGAAAAGGATATGACACTAGTTTTATTTATGGAGGCATGAATAATTTTGACAATATGGGTTCTTTTTTTAATGGAAACGGCTTTGATTATTTGATTGACGAAGACAATTTTGATTCCAAAAAAAGCATTTTTCATGGAACATGGGGCTGGTGTGATGAAGATGTAATGAAAAAAGCAAACACCTATTTTAGTTCGTTAAAGACAAAACCTTTTGTTTCATTAATTTTTTCATCCTCTAATCACGAGCCCTTTGAGTATCCCGAAGGAAGAATTAAATTATATGACAAACAGAAAAATACAGTAAATAATGCAATGAAATATGCCGATTATTCTATAGGAAAGTTTTTTGAGATGGCTAAAAAAGAAGCCTATTATAAAAACACCATATTTGTAATAATTGCTGATCACAATACCCGAACTTATGGCAAGCATTTAGTTCCTATTCATAAATTTCATATTCCAGCATTAATCATTGGTCCTAATTTTCCAAAAGGAGAGAAATATACCAAATTATGTAGTCAAATTGACATACAACCAACAGTTTTAAGCAAAATTGGTATGAATGTAAGTACTCCAATGCCTGGCAGGAATTTGTTTGAACTTCCGGAAAATGTAAAAGGAAGAGCCATAATGCAGTTTAACGACATCAATGCTTTTAGATTAGGCAATCAGGTAGTTATCATGCAACCTTATAAAGAACCTTTGCAATTTAAGGTTGAAAAAGACACTGTGTTTACTCCTGTAACTCTGAATAAAGAATTAGCAAAAGACGCTTTGGCTCATGTGATAACGGCCTCTTATTTATATAAAAACAGGAAATATTGCTCTAATAATAGGGAGTAA
- a CDS encoding CusA/CzcA family heavy metal efflux RND transporter, with protein sequence MLNKIIFFSIQNKLIVLLFTLGIFGFGFFSVFQISIGAVPDVTNNQVQVITTSRNLSTQDIEQFITYPVEIEMSNLPGVKEIRSVSKFGLSVVTIVFDDDLGTYLPRQLIAEKIKSAAEKIPEGFGTPEMGPITTGLGEIYQYTLEVKPEFKNNYSVTDLRTLQDWVVKRQLSGIKGVVEINTWGGYLKQYEIAISPSRLNAMNISVSDVFKALQNNNGIAGGAYIERVNQSYFIRAEGKTKSLEDIGNIVVTNHNGLPIFIKNVANVRFGHANRFGAITGNGEGEKVLGQVMMLKDANSKKVINDVKDRVAEIQKSLPEGVYINGFLERSELVSKTTFTVAENLILGCLIVVFVVVLLLGNWRSGLVVASVIPLCLLFAISLMNIFGIDANLMSLGAIDFGIIIDGAVIIVEFIAFQIAHKSAHLAKLSREDSQLEIDQITYKSASKMMNSAIFGQLIILIVFIPILSLSGIEGKMFKPMAMTFSFALVGAMLFCFSYVPVVASLFLKPKEENPDSFSNKLIAQLNSFYLPVISWALENTKKVMYSAIGLLVMAVILFSTMGGEFIPTLDEGDFVIQPVLKTGTSLSKTIETTTKIEKIILKNFPEVQQVVSRIGAAEVPTDPMSMEESDIIVKLKPKSDWVSASSKDELADKIKLAVEEQIPNMEIEFTQPIEMRFNELISGTRSDVAVKIFGENLDVLAKKAQEIEKAIRNVEGASDIIIEKTEGLPQMSVQFDRSKIARYGLNIADLNELIALGFAGKTVGNVFEGEKRFDMVIRLDQNNRHDIEDLKNLYVTTPSGNQIPMQELATIEYTQGPAKISRDNTNRRIVVGINVRNRDLQSVVTDIQNNVTAKVKLPSGYSIEYGGQFENLQSAKARLLIAVPIALFLIFILLYFAFGSVKEALMVYSAIPLSAVGGILFLWIRDLPFSISAGVGFIALFGIAVLNGIVLIEHFKELKHQGITNKDELILKGTSDRLRPVLLTAAAAALGFLPMAISSSAGAEVQRPLATVVIGGLFTATILTMIVLPVLFKVFDGKEFKKTKFKKLHHGASVVLFLLSTSFAFGQNSNQELHQLITIGINNNNSLKASLLQVEKVKANINSAYSFDKTNVYYNYDQNNLAYNNKAVSVIGVQQSFLFPTVYAAQKKLNTAEFQKQQAVFELEKNKLSLEISKLFYQIVYLQHQEILYKRLDSLYQNFSKASNRRFELGETNYLEKITAQSKARQIALKLSQIRNEKEAQYNLLQYNIQSNEKITIKTNEIKPLEFSTNEISKTLYSNYLESVRENYINQMNLQKQNWLPDLNLEYFRGSNKGLSQSLNGFQVGIALPILFSGNVSKTKAAKLELESWEAQIQNENQKINAFVENKKNELLKHQEAIHYYNQQGKKLADEILKVANMSYKHGEIDFFQYIQSLENATIIEVEYLDNVLQFNQTQLDFQYLNFK encoded by the coding sequence ATGCTTAATAAAATCATCTTTTTTTCTATTCAGAATAAGCTCATCGTACTATTATTCACTTTAGGAATTTTTGGATTCGGATTTTTTTCTGTCTTCCAAATTTCCATAGGTGCTGTTCCTGATGTGACTAACAATCAGGTTCAGGTGATTACTACCTCACGCAATCTTTCTACTCAGGATATTGAACAATTTATTACCTATCCGGTGGAGATTGAAATGTCTAATTTGCCTGGAGTAAAAGAAATTCGTTCGGTTTCAAAATTCGGATTATCGGTAGTAACTATTGTTTTTGATGATGATTTAGGAACTTATTTGCCACGGCAATTAATAGCCGAAAAAATTAAATCGGCTGCTGAGAAAATCCCGGAAGGTTTTGGCACACCCGAAATGGGGCCTATAACAACCGGACTGGGTGAAATTTATCAATATACACTTGAAGTAAAACCTGAATTTAAAAACAATTATTCGGTTACGGATTTAAGAACACTTCAGGATTGGGTGGTAAAACGTCAACTTTCAGGAATTAAAGGAGTAGTCGAAATTAATACTTGGGGTGGTTATTTAAAACAATACGAAATAGCCATTTCGCCCTCTCGTTTAAATGCGATGAACATAAGTGTTTCGGATGTTTTTAAAGCGTTGCAAAATAACAACGGAATTGCAGGAGGAGCCTATATTGAAAGAGTCAACCAAAGTTATTTTATTCGTGCTGAAGGAAAAACAAAATCTTTAGAAGATATTGGAAATATTGTGGTTACAAATCATAATGGCTTGCCTATTTTTATTAAAAATGTTGCCAATGTGCGTTTTGGTCATGCCAATCGTTTTGGAGCAATTACCGGAAACGGAGAAGGAGAGAAGGTACTTGGACAAGTAATGATGCTCAAAGATGCCAATTCTAAAAAGGTAATTAATGATGTAAAAGACAGGGTTGCAGAAATTCAGAAAAGTTTACCTGAAGGCGTTTATATCAATGGCTTTTTGGAAAGAAGTGAGTTAGTAAGCAAAACTACTTTTACAGTTGCCGAAAACCTAATTCTGGGCTGTTTGATTGTTGTTTTCGTAGTTGTTTTGTTGCTTGGAAATTGGCGTTCAGGATTGGTTGTAGCATCGGTTATTCCGCTGTGTTTATTGTTTGCCATTTCGTTAATGAATATTTTTGGCATTGATGCCAATTTAATGAGTTTAGGCGCGATTGATTTCGGAATCATTATCGATGGAGCTGTAATTATTGTCGAATTTATTGCGTTCCAAATTGCTCATAAATCAGCACATTTAGCCAAACTTTCAAGAGAAGACAGTCAGCTAGAAATTGACCAGATTACCTACAAAAGTGCTTCAAAAATGATGAATTCGGCTATTTTTGGACAGTTAATTATTTTAATTGTTTTTATTCCAATTCTATCGCTTTCCGGCATTGAAGGAAAAATGTTCAAACCCATGGCAATGACTTTTAGTTTTGCTTTGGTTGGAGCAATGTTGTTTTGTTTTTCGTATGTTCCAGTAGTTGCATCCTTATTTTTAAAACCTAAAGAAGAAAATCCAGATTCATTTTCGAATAAATTAATAGCCCAATTAAATTCCTTTTATCTGCCTGTAATCAGTTGGGCGTTAGAAAATACTAAAAAAGTAATGTACAGCGCGATAGGATTGTTAGTAATGGCTGTCATTTTATTTTCAACTATGGGAGGCGAATTTATTCCGACTTTGGATGAGGGCGATTTTGTGATTCAGCCTGTTTTAAAAACAGGAACTTCTTTGAGTAAAACCATCGAAACTACAACTAAAATTGAGAAAATAATTCTTAAAAACTTTCCCGAAGTTCAACAGGTTGTTAGTAGGATAGGAGCAGCCGAAGTCCCAACCGATCCAATGAGTATGGAAGAAAGCGACATTATTGTGAAGCTAAAACCAAAATCGGATTGGGTTTCAGCTTCCAGCAAAGACGAATTGGCTGATAAAATCAAATTAGCAGTCGAAGAACAAATTCCGAATATGGAAATCGAATTTACCCAACCTATTGAGATGCGTTTTAACGAATTAATTTCAGGGACTCGTTCGGATGTGGCGGTGAAAATTTTTGGTGAAAATTTAGATGTTTTAGCTAAAAAAGCACAAGAAATTGAGAAGGCCATTAGAAATGTTGAAGGAGCTTCGGATATCATTATAGAAAAAACAGAAGGTTTGCCACAAATGAGTGTACAATTTGACCGTTCTAAAATAGCACGTTATGGATTGAATATTGCTGATTTGAATGAATTGATTGCTCTTGGCTTTGCCGGAAAAACGGTTGGAAATGTGTTTGAAGGTGAAAAACGATTTGATATGGTCATTCGTTTGGATCAAAATAACCGACATGATATTGAGGATTTAAAAAATCTCTATGTAACTACTCCGTCGGGTAATCAGATTCCAATGCAAGAATTGGCAACAATTGAATATACTCAAGGTCCTGCAAAAATTTCAAGAGACAATACCAACAGGAGAATTGTCGTTGGAATTAATGTTAGAAATAGAGATTTACAAAGTGTGGTAACTGACATTCAAAATAATGTAACTGCCAAAGTAAAATTACCATCTGGGTATTCGATTGAATATGGAGGACAATTTGAAAACCTTCAAAGTGCCAAAGCAAGATTACTTATTGCAGTGCCTATTGCCTTATTTTTGATATTCATACTGTTGTATTTTGCCTTTGGTTCTGTCAAAGAAGCTTTGATGGTTTATTCAGCCATTCCATTATCTGCTGTTGGAGGAATCTTATTTTTATGGATAAGAGATTTGCCTTTTAGTATCTCTGCAGGAGTTGGTTTTATTGCGTTGTTTGGTATTGCGGTATTAAACGGAATTGTATTAATTGAACATTTTAAAGAATTGAAACATCAGGGAATTACAAATAAAGACGAATTAATTTTGAAAGGAACAAGCGATAGATTGCGTCCCGTATTATTAACAGCAGCAGCAGCTGCCTTAGGATTTTTGCCAATGGCAATTTCATCATCTGCTGGAGCCGAAGTTCAAAGACCATTAGCAACAGTAGTAATTGGTGGATTGTTTACGGCTACAATTTTGACAATGATAGTGTTGCCTGTTTTATTTAAAGTTTTTGATGGAAAAGAATTCAAAAAAACAAAATTTAAAAAACTGCATCATGGAGCTTCTGTTGTTTTGTTTTTGCTGAGTACTTCATTTGCTTTTGGACAAAATTCTAATCAAGAATTACATCAGTTAATCACAATAGGAATCAATAATAACAACTCTTTGAAAGCTTCTTTATTACAGGTTGAAAAAGTAAAAGCCAATATTAACAGTGCTTATTCTTTTGACAAAACCAATGTTTATTATAATTACGACCAAAATAATTTGGCCTACAATAATAAAGCTGTTTCGGTAATTGGAGTTCAACAAAGCTTTTTGTTTCCTACGGTGTATGCTGCCCAAAAAAAACTCAACACAGCCGAATTTCAAAAGCAACAAGCTGTTTTTGAATTAGAAAAAAACAAGTTGAGTTTAGAAATTTCGAAATTGTTTTATCAAATTGTGTATTTGCAACACCAGGAGATTTTATACAAAAGATTAGATAGTTTGTATCAAAATTTCTCTAAAGCAAGCAATCGTCGTTTTGAATTAGGAGAAACTAATTATCTTGAAAAAATCACAGCTCAGTCCAAAGCAAGACAAATTGCTTTAAAGCTTTCACAAATTAGAAATGAGAAAGAAGCACAGTATAATTTACTTCAATATAACATTCAATCGAATGAGAAAATTACAATAAAAACAAATGAAATCAAACCTTTAGAGTTTTCAACTAATGAAATAAGTAAAACACTTTATAGTAATTATTTAGAGTCTGTTAGGGAAAATTATATCAATCAAATGAATTTACAAAAACAAAATTGGTTGCCTGATTTAAATTTAGAATACTTCAGAGGTTCTAATAAAGGATTATCCCAATCTTTGAATGGTTTTCAGGTGGGGATAGCTTTACCAATTCTGTTCTCTGGAAATGTTTCTAAAACTAAAGCAGCCAAACTTGAATTAGAAAGTTGGGAAGCACAAATCCAAAATGAAAATCAAAAAATAAATGCTTTTGTTGAAAACAAAAAGAATGAATTGTTAAAGCACCAAGAAGCTATTCATTATTACAATCAACAGGGAAAAAAATTAGCTGACGAAATTCTGAAAGTAGCTAATATGAGTTACAAGCATGGAGAAATTGACTTTTTTCAATACATCCAAAGTCTTGAAAACGCTACAATTATTGAAGTCGAATATTTAGATAATGTACTTCAGTTTAACCAAACTCAATTAGATTTTCAATACTTAAATTTTAAATAG
- a CDS encoding DUF3570 domain-containing protein, producing the protein MKNRIIYFFLLVGISAFSQKTTDSIQFKKRVLESTEVDFLLSYYNQDGSKSAVSGGLGSEQLTDIASNVVVSMPINDNDVLTVDLGISAYSSASSSNINPFNATGASGGGGDDDDDDNDDNPNSGSTAPYGTPWQASSGASKSDQLTAITVNYAHSSDSRNFIWNADVSFSNEYDYTSIGFGGGVAQLFNDKNSEINLKVNAYLDQWRPIYPTELHEYSKNGPDFLNQGFFSGVSVLNQNGQATVDYLPSIFQTVSAVNRNSYSASFGFSQVVSKKLQFSVFFDVLKQQGLLSTPYHRIYFADKDNYYIGQAQYIPEYQNQSNVGVYQLSDDIERLPNSRFKLPIGGRLNYYINERFVLRTYYRYYSDNWDIQSHTANIELPFKISDRFTIFPMYRFYTQTQSKYYAPYETHLSTEKYYTSDADLSSFDTNQYGFGINYTDIFTGAKIWKLGLKNIDFRFSHYRRSDNLTANIATIGFKFILQ; encoded by the coding sequence ATGAAAAATAGAATCATATATTTCTTTTTATTAGTTGGAATCAGTGCATTTTCTCAAAAAACTACTGACAGCATACAGTTTAAGAAAAGAGTTTTAGAAAGTACCGAGGTAGATTTTCTATTGAGTTATTACAATCAAGACGGCTCTAAATCAGCCGTTTCAGGTGGTCTTGGTTCGGAACAATTAACAGATATAGCTTCAAATGTTGTAGTTTCCATGCCTATAAATGACAATGATGTTTTAACGGTTGATTTGGGTATTTCGGCATATTCATCTGCTTCTTCCAGTAATATTAATCCATTTAATGCAACTGGTGCTTCGGGCGGTGGAGGCGATGACGACGACGATGATAACGATGATAATCCCAATTCAGGTTCAACAGCACCTTATGGAACTCCATGGCAAGCTTCTTCAGGAGCTTCAAAGAGTGATCAGTTAACAGCTATAACCGTAAATTATGCTCACAGTAGTGATTCTCGTAATTTTATTTGGAATGCAGATGTTTCTTTTTCTAATGAATATGATTATACTTCTATAGGTTTTGGTGGAGGTGTAGCTCAACTTTTTAACGATAAAAATTCAGAAATAAATCTTAAAGTCAATGCGTATTTAGATCAATGGAGACCTATTTATCCAACAGAATTACACGAATATTCAAAAAATGGTCCTGATTTCTTAAACCAAGGATTTTTTAGTGGAGTTTCAGTTTTAAATCAAAACGGACAAGCTACGGTGGATTATTTACCTTCAATTTTTCAAACTGTAAGTGCTGTGAATCGAAATTCGTATTCTGCTTCATTTGGATTTTCGCAGGTAGTTTCAAAAAAATTACAATTCTCTGTATTCTTTGATGTTTTAAAGCAACAAGGATTATTGTCAACACCGTATCACCGAATTTATTTTGCTGACAAAGACAATTATTATATTGGTCAAGCACAATATATTCCTGAATACCAAAACCAAAGCAATGTAGGAGTGTATCAATTGTCAGACGATATTGAAAGATTGCCTAATAGTCGATTCAAATTGCCTATTGGAGGGCGACTCAATTATTACATTAACGAACGATTTGTTTTGAGAACTTATTATCGCTATTATTCCGATAATTGGGATATTCAATCGCACACCGCCAATATCGAATTGCCTTTTAAAATTTCTGATCGATTTACTATTTTCCCAATGTATCGTTTTTATACCCAAACGCAATCCAAATATTATGCACCTTATGAAACCCATTTATCAACCGAAAAATATTATACATCAGATGCTGATTTAAGTAGTTTTGATACTAATCAATATGGTTTTGGTATTAATTATACGGATATTTTTACAGGAGCAAAAATTTGGAAATTAGGTTTAAAGAATATCGATTTCAGATTCAGCCATTATCGAAGAAGTGATAATTTAACCGCAAATATTGCTACTATTGGATTTAAGTTTATCTTACAATAA
- a CDS encoding DUF4266 domain-containing protein, which yields MIQKIILVLLIVVVFQSCNTVREYEKVSINDPDMKLSARTSERYETAFQVYREAAAGANGGKSGGGCGCN from the coding sequence ATGATACAGAAAATAATTTTAGTGTTATTGATTGTAGTTGTTTTTCAATCGTGTAACACAGTAAGAGAGTATGAAAAAGTATCCATCAATGATCCCGACATGAAACTTTCTGCTCGAACATCGGAACGTTATGAAACTGCTTTTCAGGTTTATAGAGAAGCTGCAGCTGGAGCCAATGGAGGAAAATCGGGTGGAGGTTGTGGTTGCAACTAA